In one window of Haloimpatiens sp. FM7315 DNA:
- the aroF gene encoding 3-deoxy-7-phosphoheptulonate synthase, with amino-acid sequence MVVVLDNNLAKKELENIKIKIEKLCNVEITECKGENYSILGLIGDTSTLDEKEINCMPGVEKVVHVQQPYKKANRMFNPKDTIIDVLGNKIGGKKLAIIAGPCSVESEEQIVKIAKDVKASGASFLRGGAYKPRTSPYSFQGLKSEGLELLKIARKEIGLPIVTEIMSSKLVEKFQEDVDIIQVGARNMQNFDLLKELGRIKKPILLKRGLSATIEELLMSAEYIMAEGNENIILCERGIRTFENYTRNTLDLSAIPAIKKLSHLPVIVDPSHAAGLWWMVEPLTKAAIAVGADGIIVEVHNDPENAKCDGGQSIKPKRFEKLMKDLKPIAMAVGREI; translated from the coding sequence ATGGTAGTAGTACTTGATAATAACTTAGCAAAAAAAGAATTAGAAAATATTAAAATTAAGATTGAAAAATTATGCAATGTAGAAATAACAGAGTGTAAGGGAGAAAATTATTCTATACTGGGGCTTATTGGGGATACAAGTACTTTAGACGAAAAAGAAATAAATTGTATGCCAGGGGTTGAAAAAGTCGTTCATGTGCAGCAGCCATATAAAAAAGCAAATAGAATGTTTAATCCTAAGGATACTATTATAGATGTACTTGGAAATAAGATAGGAGGGAAGAAATTAGCGATTATAGCAGGACCTTGTTCAGTTGAAAGTGAAGAACAAATTGTTAAAATAGCAAAAGATGTTAAAGCTTCAGGGGCATCTTTTTTAAGAGGTGGAGCATACAAACCAAGAACCTCTCCTTATAGTTTTCAAGGGCTAAAAAGTGAAGGATTAGAACTTTTAAAAATTGCAAGGAAAGAAATAGGACTCCCTATAGTTACAGAAATTATGTCTTCAAAATTAGTTGAAAAATTTCAAGAGGATGTAGATATTATTCAGGTAGGAGCAAGAAATATGCAAAATTTTGATTTACTTAAGGAGCTTGGAAGAATTAAAAAGCCCATACTTTTAAAAAGAGGATTAAGTGCTACCATCGAAGAATTATTAATGTCAGCTGAATACATAATGGCAGAGGGTAACGAGAATATAATACTTTGTGAAAGAGGAATCAGAACTTTTGAGAATTATACAAGAAATACATTGGATTTAAGTGCAATTCCGGCGATAAAAAAATTAAGTCATTTACCTGTAATTGTTGATCCAAGTCATGCAGCTGGGTTATGGTGGATGGTAGAACCTCTCACTAAAGCGGCTATAGCTGTTGGTGCGGATGGAATAATTGTAGAGGTACATAATGATCCTGAAAATGCCAAATGTGATGGAGGACAGTCCATAAAACCCAAAAGATTTGAAAAATTAATGAAGGATCTAAAACCTATTGCTATGGCAGTAGGCAGAGAAATTTAA
- a CDS encoding VCBS repeat-containing protein yields MVIKGIVAYARGDVNGDRVLDNVYLTGEKTLNSPFIKNITLVIQNGTNGKVTTVPLKDNTGYNPALTLRDFSGYGFDDILIGISTGGSGGIMIYYIYSFANNKIKLLFDYNNYNNEYKYEVKYRDYYKVEVISLNNNSKYMLDISYKGNQYLNEIYDNKGRLKKPISGFVNPISGLYPVDFDGNKIYELMAFQKIAGRYNADSLGYIQNIITWEDNKFVLQSQYVAIFGTKK; encoded by the coding sequence ATGGTTATTAAAGGTATCGTAGCTTATGCTAGAGGAGATGTAAACGGGGACAGGGTCCTTGACAATGTGTACTTAACTGGGGAAAAAACTTTAAACAGTCCCTTTATTAAAAATATAACTCTTGTAATACAAAATGGAACAAATGGAAAAGTTACTACTGTTCCCCTTAAGGATAACACAGGATATAATCCAGCTCTAACTTTGCGTGATTTTTCAGGTTATGGGTTTGATGATATTTTGATTGGAATTTCTACAGGTGGTAGTGGTGGCATAATGATCTATTATATTTACTCTTTTGCCAATAATAAGATTAAATTGCTCTTTGATTATAATAACTATAATAATGAGTATAAATACGAAGTAAAGTATAGAGACTATTATAAAGTTGAAGTTATAAGCTTAAATAATAATTCTAAATATATGCTAGATATTAGTTATAAAGGCAATCAATACTTAAATGAGATATATGACAATAAAGGAAGATTAAAAAAGCCTATTTCCGGTTTTGTTAATCCTATAAGTGGGCTTTATCCAGTAGATTTTGATGGAAATAAGATATATGAATTGATGGCATTTCAGAAGATAGCAGGAAGATATAATGCAGATTCTTTGGGCTATATCCAAAATATTATAACTTGGGAAGACAATAAATTTGTGTTACAGAGTCAATATGTGGCTATTTTTGGAACTAAAAAATAA
- a CDS encoding DMT family transporter, whose product MNKKILSHFLAIALMIIWGLSYLSIKVIVKEVEPTLSALYRFLVSLVILFIVYKTKYSNEKVLKEDKIRLAMGGLFGIALYFFFENYSVYFTSASNVAILISTIPVFTLFIQGIVYKEKITWQKVFGAFFSLIGIVVIIVSKERVSLFSKGSIGDFMVLGAVISWILYNIFTNKFKGNYSSATISLYQTFWGCLFLSPSLFFSKLSIPSTKVILNILFLSVLCSCLGIIIYIFCLKNLGPTVITTYINLQPIVSLISAGLIINEEITKWQIIGCSIIIMGVFLVSFGDKIIKNARD is encoded by the coding sequence ATGAATAAAAAAATTTTATCACATTTTTTAGCTATTGCACTTATGATAATTTGGGGGTTATCTTATTTAAGCATAAAGGTAATAGTTAAAGAAGTGGAACCGACATTATCTGCACTTTATAGATTTTTAGTATCTTTGGTAATTTTATTTATAGTTTATAAGACTAAATATTCTAATGAGAAAGTGTTAAAAGAAGATAAAATTAGATTAGCTATGGGAGGATTATTTGGAATTGCTCTTTATTTTTTCTTTGAGAATTATTCTGTTTATTTTACCTCTGCATCAAATGTAGCTATTTTAATTTCTACAATTCCCGTATTTACATTATTCATACAGGGAATAGTTTATAAGGAAAAAATAACTTGGCAAAAAGTTTTTGGGGCTTTTTTTAGTTTAATAGGTATCGTAGTTATTATAGTATCTAAAGAGAGGGTAAGTTTATTTTCTAAGGGAAGCATAGGGGATTTTATGGTGCTTGGTGCAGTTATATCTTGGATTTTATATAATATTTTCACAAATAAATTCAAAGGCAATTATAGCAGTGCTACTATTTCTTTATATCAAACCTTTTGGGGTTGCTTATTTTTAAGTCCATCTTTATTTTTTTCAAAATTATCTATTCCATCTACAAAGGTAATTTTAAATATATTATTTTTGTCTGTTTTATGCTCTTGTTTAGGAATTATTATATATATATTTTGTCTAAAAAATTTAGGACCTACAGTAATAACAACTTATATTAATTTACAACCTATAGTGAGCTTAATATCAGCAGGGTTAATAATAAATGAAGAAATTACAAAATGGCAAATAATTGGATGCAGCATAATAATTATGGGGGTATTCTTAGTTAGTTTTGGAGACAAAATAATTAAAAATGCAAGGGACTAA
- the folE gene encoding GTP cyclohydrolase I FolE — protein sequence MDEEKIKKAVTMIIEAIGENPNREGLKETPERIAKMYKEIFSGLNESPENHLNKVFTVQGEGIVLEKNIQFYSMCEHHFLPFFGKIHIAYLPSDKVVGLSKLARTVEVFAKRPQLQERLTSQIAEALMKTLNCKGSMVVIEAEHLCMSMRGVKKWGSTTTTLSTKGVFEGNFPLQNQVLNMIKL from the coding sequence ATAGATGAAGAAAAAATAAAAAAAGCTGTAACCATGATTATAGAAGCTATTGGTGAGAACCCTAATAGAGAAGGTCTTAAAGAAACCCCTGAAAGAATTGCCAAAATGTATAAAGAAATTTTTTCAGGCCTTAATGAAAGTCCAGAAAATCATCTTAATAAAGTTTTTACAGTACAAGGAGAAGGTATTGTTTTAGAAAAAAACATACAGTTCTATTCTATGTGTGAACATCATTTTCTTCCTTTCTTTGGAAAAATTCACATAGCTTACTTACCTTCAGATAAAGTAGTAGGTCTTAGCAAACTTGCTAGAACCGTTGAAGTTTTTGCAAAAAGACCTCAGCTCCAAGAAAGGTTGACCTCTCAAATAGCTGAGGCTTTAATGAAAACCTTAAACTGTAAAGGCTCTATGGTAGTAATTGAAGCTGAGCACCTATGCATGAGCATGAGAGGTGTAAAAAAATGGGGATCTACAACTACAACTTTAAGTACTAAAGGTGTTTTTGAAGGAAATTTTCCACTTCAAAATCAGGTTTTAAATATGATTAAACTTTAA
- a CDS encoding HD domain-containing protein — protein MNRINKILNNKDYIKHCNSIKELEINRVFCRHNLEHFIDTSRIMHLINLEKNLGYNKDIVYACGLLHDIGRCKEYKDNTPHELASFLIAKGILSKCDFEKEEIVNILNAIKNHRNPSNKSGSLEDLLYKSDKLSRACFNCSAKDKCNWPVEKRTQTLNY, from the coding sequence ATGAATAGAATTAATAAAATTTTAAATAACAAAGATTACATAAAACACTGCAATTCCATAAAGGAACTGGAGATCAATAGAGTATTTTGTAGACATAATCTTGAGCATTTTATTGATACCTCAAGAATTATGCATTTAATAAATTTAGAAAAAAACTTGGGCTATAACAAAGATATAGTTTATGCCTGTGGTCTTCTCCATGACATAGGAAGATGCAAAGAATATAAGGACAATACTCCTCATGAGCTTGCATCTTTCCTTATAGCTAAAGGTATTTTATCTAAATGTGATTTTGAAAAGGAAGAGATTGTAAATATTTTGAATGCCATTAAAAACCATAGAAATCCAAGCAATAAAAGTGGCTCTTTAGAGGATCTTTTATATAAAAGTGATAAACTATCTAGAGCCTGTTTTAATTGTTCTGCAAAAGACAAATGTAACTGGCCCGTAGAAAAGAGGACTCAAACTTTAAACTATTAA
- the folP gene encoding dihydropteroate synthase has translation MEIGSKIFDLKKQTYIMGILNITPDSFSDGGNFNTIEKAVKHAKEMIKEGAHIIDIGGESTRPNHTSVSEEEEIKRVIPIVEALRKEIDVPISIDTYKSRVAELALNSGASLINDIWGFKKDKNMAKVAAKYNAACCLMHNRDNKNYTDFIEDLIKDLKESIDIALKAGVKKEKIILDPGFGFAKTPELNLKILNKLESLNKLDCPILLGTSRKSTLGLVLDLPVNERVEGTVATTVIGITKGCNFIRVHDVKENSRASLMTDAILRA, from the coding sequence ATTGAAATAGGTTCAAAAATCTTTGATTTAAAAAAGCAAACTTATATAATGGGAATTTTAAATATTACTCCAGATTCTTTTTCAGATGGAGGAAATTTTAATACTATAGAAAAAGCTGTAAAACACGCCAAAGAAATGATAAAAGAAGGAGCTCATATTATTGATATAGGAGGAGAATCTACAAGGCCAAATCACACTTCTGTAAGTGAGGAAGAAGAAATTAAAAGAGTAATTCCAATAGTTGAAGCTTTAAGAAAAGAGATAGATGTTCCTATATCTATTGATACATATAAAAGCAGAGTTGCAGAACTTGCACTAAATAGTGGAGCTTCACTTATAAATGACATTTGGGGATTTAAAAAAGACAAAAATATGGCAAAAGTAGCTGCAAAATATAATGCTGCTTGTTGTCTTATGCATAATAGAGATAATAAAAACTACACTGATTTTATTGAAGATCTTATAAAAGATTTAAAAGAAAGCATTGATATTGCCTTAAAAGCTGGAGTAAAAAAGGAAAAAATAATACTTGATCCTGGTTTTGGATTTGCTAAAACACCAGAACTTAACTTAAAAATACTTAACAAATTAGAAAGCTTAAACAAACTTGACTGTCCTATACTTTTAGGTACTTCAAGAAAATCCACTCTAGGTCTTGTACTAGATTTGCCTGTAAACGAAAGAGTTGAAGGAACCGTTGCCACCACTGTTATTGGTATAACAAAAGGCTGTAATTTTATAAGGGTTCATGATGTTAAAGAAAACTCAAGAGCTTCACTTATGACCGATGCAATTTTAAGAGCATAA
- a CDS encoding uroporphyrinogen decarboxylase family protein, giving the protein MFKEEMTPKERVEAFSKGEEIDRLICVPDMGVTMVPFIGVSAREYYHSAEMMANLEIALFKRLRHDGTGISTSLRGVAEAMGSKVGYPEHGISYLIEPAVKSLDEIEYLKIPDPLKDGNLPTLIKAIKLTKDALFSEVDVSASMSGPFSVAASVVGTENLLKWMIKYPKKIHTLMQIIAEANNRYIEEVAKLGVSIGFADPVSSTSLISPKQFREFSLPALKNNIDKIRETTGKAPGIHICGKSKDIWGDVVDAGVSSFSIDNVEDLEEAKKAIGDKVVIIGNVPPVDAVHLGSKEDIYSSVKECIKKAHDSRKGYILSTGCQIPMDTPIEKIEMFMEAGKTYGKFPIKLD; this is encoded by the coding sequence ATGTTTAAAGAAGAAATGACTCCAAAAGAAAGGGTAGAAGCTTTTTCTAAAGGAGAAGAAATCGATAGATTAATCTGTGTTCCTGATATGGGAGTGACTATGGTGCCTTTTATTGGAGTCTCTGCAAGAGAGTATTATCATTCAGCTGAGATGATGGCAAATCTTGAAATAGCCTTGTTTAAAAGACTTAGACATGATGGAACAGGTATATCTACAAGTCTTAGAGGAGTTGCAGAGGCTATGGGATCTAAGGTAGGTTATCCGGAGCATGGGATATCTTACTTAATTGAACCAGCTGTGAAATCCTTAGATGAAATTGAGTATTTGAAGATTCCAGATCCATTAAAGGATGGAAACTTACCAACCTTAATAAAGGCTATAAAGCTTACAAAAGATGCTCTTTTTAGTGAAGTAGATGTTAGTGCCTCTATGTCAGGACCTTTTAGTGTGGCAGCTTCTGTAGTTGGTACAGAAAATCTTTTAAAATGGATGATTAAGTACCCTAAAAAAATTCATACTTTAATGCAAATAATAGCAGAGGCTAATAATAGATATATAGAAGAGGTTGCAAAGCTTGGAGTATCTATTGGTTTTGCAGATCCGGTTTCCTCTACAAGTCTTATAAGTCCAAAACAGTTTAGGGAGTTTTCCTTGCCAGCACTTAAAAATAATATTGATAAAATACGAGAAACTACAGGTAAAGCACCAGGTATACATATTTGTGGAAAGAGCAAAGATATTTGGGGGGATGTAGTAGATGCTGGTGTTTCAAGTTTTAGTATAGATAACGTAGAGGATTTGGAAGAAGCAAAGAAAGCAATTGGAGACAAGGTAGTTATTATAGGAAATGTGCCTCCTGTGGATGCAGTTCATTTAGGTAGTAAAGAGGATATATACTCATCAGTTAAAGAATGCATAAAGAAAGCTCATGATTCAAGAAAAGGGTATATTTTAAGTACTGGGTGTCAAATTCCTATGGATACACCAATAGAAAAGATTGAAATGTTTATGGAAGCGGGAAAAACTTATGGGAAATTTCCAATAAAGTTAGATTAG
- a CDS encoding DUF4173 domain-containing protein, with protein MVAIYLFALFFRIKHEKYTEYFESSTDKKETIKWNYITVATIIIGINLVYLSFSIVQFSYLYGGGNGELPLGVSYAEYARKGFFELILITLINFLIVLCCKFFTEGQTKKTERFCNVLYTIMIGFTYNILFSAYYRMNLYESKFGYTRLRVLVEAFIFLLTIILIVVLFRIWKKSFPIVKYITIITFSVYVVLNYANIDRIIVQKT; from the coding sequence ATGGTTGCCATTTATCTATTTGCTTTATTCTTTAGAATTAAGCATGAAAAATATACAGAATATTTTGAAAGCTCTACCGATAAAAAGGAGACTATAAAGTGGAATTATATAACGGTTGCAACAATAATAATTGGAATAAACTTAGTTTATTTGTCTTTTTCAATTGTTCAATTTTCCTATTTATATGGGGGCGGAAATGGAGAATTACCTCTAGGAGTTTCCTACGCAGAATATGCTAGAAAAGGATTTTTTGAATTAATACTTATTACTTTAATTAATTTTTTAATAGTTTTGTGCTGTAAATTCTTCACAGAAGGACAAACTAAAAAAACAGAAAGATTTTGTAATGTTTTGTATACAATTATGATTGGATTTACGTATAATATTCTATTTTCTGCTTACTATAGAATGAACCTTTATGAATCTAAATTTGGTTATACTAGACTTAGGGTTTTGGTTGAAGCATTTATTTTTTTACTTACTATTATATTAATTGTAGTTCTATTTAGAATATGGAAAAAATCCTTTCCTATTGTAAAGTATATTACCATTATAACATTTTCAGTATATGTAGTTTTAAACTATGCTAATATTGATAGAATAATTGTGCAAAAAACGTAG
- a CDS encoding DUF4153 domain-containing protein has translation MDGSLLKKDDKRKNDLLKLDDPKEGFNKDKIKREMLIYSFAFGILFDYFFIWDSFGINLTLFNFAMLAVLIVIIYPCVNFKNKLSYIFLIPYLLLSLSYSIYTNEVFRFLNLLLLPFLLISYIMCIKSDEISINLSFIKNVYNKIFGTIIKSLPIFLKSNKFKIKEEDIKKNSNYKYIIRGILLLMPMLFIIMFLLCSSDMLFEKFFYKLLQDFYDVRIKK, from the coding sequence ATGGATGGTAGTTTATTAAAAAAAGATGATAAGAGAAAAAATGATTTGTTAAAATTGGATGATCCCAAAGAGGGTTTTAATAAAGATAAGATTAAAAGAGAAATGTTAATTTACTCCTTTGCTTTTGGAATTTTATTTGATTATTTTTTTATATGGGATTCTTTTGGAATTAACCTAACTTTATTTAATTTTGCTATGCTTGCAGTGCTTATTGTGATTATATATCCTTGTGTTAATTTCAAAAATAAATTAAGTTATATTTTTTTAATTCCATATTTACTTTTGTCGTTAAGTTATTCAATTTATACTAATGAGGTTTTTCGATTTTTAAATCTTCTATTACTTCCTTTTTTATTGATATCCTATATTATGTGTATAAAATCTGATGAAATCAGTATAAATTTAAGTTTTATAAAAAATGTATATAATAAAATTTTTGGAACGATTATAAAATCACTACCAATTTTTTTAAAGTCTAATAAATTTAAGATAAAAGAGGAGGATATTAAAAAAAATAGCAATTATAAATATATTATTCGAGGAATTTTATTATTAATGCCAATGTTATTTATAATAATGTTTTTATTGTGTTCTTCAGATATGCTGTTTGAAAAGTTTTTTTATAAACTTTTACAAGATTTCTATGATGTGAGAATAAAAAAATAG
- a CDS encoding helix-turn-helix domain-containing protein has translation MPIIVNLDVMMAKRKVSLSDLAQKVGITNANLSILKNNKAKAVRFTTLEAICDILECQPGDILEYISEEK, from the coding sequence ATGCCTATTATTGTTAATTTGGATGTGATGATGGCTAAGAGAAAGGTATCCCTGTCAGATTTAGCACAAAAGGTAGGAATAACTAACGCTAACTTATCAATACTTAAAAATAATAAAGCTAAAGCGGTAAGATTTACAACTTTAGAGGCTATATGTGATATATTAGAATGTCAACCAGGGGATATATTAGAATATATTAGTGAAGAAAAATAG
- a CDS encoding DUF2975 domain-containing protein, producing the protein MKYYGKRSLASFLKVLLDILLFIGTILFVWVSVETLSKGFNNLEFYKKMVICFMFILGSIALMLVIINLRRIMKSVVDSNPFIKQNVKSLKTISISCFIIANCYLINFFMNIKYGKYNFIFIDKSGIHTDMEFLIFFFAGSFILVLYKVFEKAVEVKEENDFTI; encoded by the coding sequence ATGAAATATTATGGAAAAAGATCCTTAGCTAGTTTTTTAAAGGTTTTATTAGATATCTTACTTTTTATTGGAACTATTTTGTTTGTGTGGGTATCTGTTGAAACATTAAGTAAAGGATTTAATAATTTAGAATTCTATAAAAAAATGGTTATATGTTTTATGTTTATCCTAGGAAGTATAGCTTTAATGTTAGTAATTATTAATTTAAGAAGGATAATGAAATCAGTAGTTGACAGTAATCCATTTATAAAGCAGAATGTAAAAAGTTTAAAAACTATATCTATATCTTGCTTTATAATTGCAAATTGCTATCTAATTAATTTTTTTATGAATATAAAATATGGAAAGTATAACTTTATATTTATAGATAAATCAGGGATTCATACTGATATGGAGTTTCTAATTTTCTTTTTTGCAGGAAGTTTTATTTTAGTACTATATAAAGTTTTTGAAAAAGCTGTAGAAGTCAAGGAAGAAAATGATTTTACAATTTAA
- a CDS encoding YitT family protein: MGETMKSFIKDLPILTLGMFIGAISVHFFLIPSKLIIGSITGLSIVINLLTSIPLSVLIFIINAFLLVLSYFLIGKEFGVKTVYSALILSPMIALLGKICPLKQSLMGDQWLDLLCFVLILSFSQTILFRHNASTGGLDIIAKIVNKYCHMDLGTSVSIAGAIICCTAILVYDVRTVIVGLIGTYLNGLVLDHFMIGFNARKRVCIISKDYMLIRKFIVEDMNRGATLYPVKGGLGCEDKFEIESLMTKNEFSYLMEFIKKQEIDAFITAGTVSEIYGRFGIKGVRSKPKVLMEN, encoded by the coding sequence ATGGGTGAAACAATGAAATCTTTTATTAAAGATTTACCAATATTAACATTGGGTATGTTTATTGGAGCTATATCAGTACATTTCTTTTTAATTCCAAGTAAATTAATTATAGGATCAATTACAGGTCTATCAATAGTTATTAATTTGCTTACATCAATACCGTTGTCTGTATTAATTTTTATTATAAATGCGTTTTTATTGGTACTATCATATTTTCTAATAGGAAAGGAATTTGGTGTTAAAACTGTATACTCGGCACTAATTTTATCACCTATGATTGCTTTGCTTGGAAAGATATGTCCATTAAAACAGTCTTTAATGGGGGATCAATGGCTTGATCTTTTATGTTTTGTACTAATTTTAAGTTTTTCACAAACTATTTTATTTAGACATAATGCATCAACAGGAGGACTTGATATTATAGCAAAAATCGTAAACAAATACTGCCATATGGATTTAGGTACTTCAGTTTCAATAGCAGGAGCGATTATTTGTTGTACTGCAATTTTGGTTTATGATGTGAGAACAGTAATAGTAGGACTGATTGGAACTTACTTAAATGGATTGGTATTAGATCACTTTATGATAGGATTTAATGCTAGAAAAAGAGTTTGCATTATTTCTAAAGATTACATGTTAATACGTAAGTTTATTGTAGAAGATATGAATCGTGGAGCAACATTGTATCCTGTAAAAGGCGGACTTGGTTGTGAAGATAAATTTGAAATAGAGAGCCTAATGACTAAAAATGAATTTTCTTATTTAATGGAATTTATAAAAAAACAGGAAATTGATGCTTTTATTACTGCAGGAACTGTAAGTGAGATTTATGGTAGGTTTGGAATAAAGGGAGTTAGAAGTAAGCCAAAAGTATTAATGGAAAATTAA
- a CDS encoding WG repeat-containing protein, which yields MSMKNMLYPINIKGKYGYINNLGEIILEPKYDYAEEFQDNLAIITINDKYGFIDKEGTLVVSPKYDEVFEFSEGLATVELEGKRGYVDTEGKLIIPCKFDEAMDFSEGLAAIRIGYKWGYIDKKGKIVIEPDFLDAYDFSEGLALVQSGGKLGYIDKEGIMKISPKYNYAYGFSEGLAAVMIGDKFGYINKEGEVVIKPKYYTANCFSDGLGLVENNERYGFINKEGKLEIDFKYDWADDFYEGYAVVAMGDKYGLIDRSGKEVIPLKFDNVDDISEGLISVEIEGKWGFIDDTSNFVIDPIYKEVSGFVDGIAMVKEKNSMNYINKKGESIIKK from the coding sequence ATGAGTATGAAAAATATGCTTTATCCAATTAATATAAAAGGAAAATATGGTTATATAAATAATTTAGGTGAAATTATTTTAGAACCTAAATATGATTATGCAGAGGAATTTCAGGATAATTTAGCTATAATAACTATAAATGACAAATATGGTTTTATAGACAAAGAAGGCACATTAGTAGTTAGCCCTAAGTATGATGAAGTTTTTGAATTTAGTGAAGGTTTGGCTACAGTAGAGCTTGAAGGAAAGAGAGGCTATGTAGATACTGAAGGTAAACTTATTATTCCTTGTAAGTTCGATGAAGCTATGGATTTTTCAGAAGGACTTGCTGCCATTAGAATAGGTTATAAGTGGGGTTACATAGATAAAAAAGGTAAGATTGTAATTGAACCTGATTTTTTAGATGCCTACGATTTTAGTGAAGGGCTAGCTCTTGTTCAGTCTGGTGGAAAACTTGGATATATAGATAAAGAAGGAATTATGAAAATATCTCCTAAGTATAATTATGCTTATGGTTTTAGTGAAGGCTTAGCTGCAGTTATGATAGGTGATAAATTTGGCTATATAAACAAAGAAGGTGAAGTAGTTATAAAACCTAAATATTATACAGCTAACTGTTTTAGTGATGGGTTAGGACTTGTTGAAAATAATGAAAGATATGGTTTTATAAACAAAGAAGGTAAATTAGAAATAGATTTTAAATATGATTGGGCAGATGATTTCTATGAAGGATATGCGGTAGTTGCTATGGGAGATAAATATGGTTTAATCGATAGGAGTGGCAAAGAAGTAATCCCATTAAAATTTGATAATGTTGATGATATTAGTGAAGGATTAATTTCAGTAGAAATTGAAGGTAAATGGGGATTTATCGATGATACTTCTAATTTTGTTATAGATCCAATTTATAAAGAGGTGTCAGGATTTGTAGATGGAATAGCCATGGTTAAAGAAAAAAACTCTATGAATTATATAAATAAAAAAGGTGAAAGCATCATTAAAAAATAA